CACCCTCGTCCTCCCGGACGATTTCGGCGAGGCGACCCAGCACGGGTTCGACGGCGAGGGGGTACTGCCGGGCCACGTTGGCGACGGCGAGGACGCCGTTCTCCCGGACGAGCGGGTCGTGGTCGTCCAGACTCTCCGTGACTTCCGAGAGCGCGGACCGGGCGCGCTGGGGGTATTCGTCGGCGATGTTGGCGACGGCCCACGACGCGCCCCGGCGGACCCATCGGTCGTCGTCGGTCAACAGCGGCGCGAGTGTGGACTCGACCGGGAGTCGCCACGACCGGTCGGCGTCGTCGGAGGCGAGTTCCGCGAGCGACCACGCCGCCTCGGCGCGGGCGGTGGGATTGTCGGCGTCGAGTTTCGCCGTGATGGTGTCGAAGTCGTCGTCGTCGTCGGTCCGGCCCCACCGCTCGCGGGCCTCCTCCCGGAGGCGTTTGGCCCGTTCGCGGTCGGTCGGTGAGTCCTCGTCGGCGTCGCTCGCGCTGGCGGACGAATCGCCGGCCGACGATTCGCCCGCGTCTCCGACCGCATCCCCGTCGCGTCCTGCCATCGGTATGGACGACCGGTGTCGCGCTCGCCGGATAAGTGTTGCTTCACCGTCTCGGACCCGGAAAAGAAATGTATAGTTGTCTTTCGGAAAGGAAGGGAATTTCTAAGCAAATGGTTATACTGTTGGCGGTGGCTCGGGACCGACGCCGACGCTCGCTCAGCGCGGGTCGCCGAGGCCGACCACGGCGTCGGCGAGTTCGCGGACGACCGACACCGACTCGTAGTCGTGGGCCTCGGGGTCGAGCAGGTAGTAGGCACTGCCGTCAACGCTCTCGACCCGGCCCGCCAGCAGGTGGAGGAACTCGAACGCCCGGTCGAGAGACACGGCCTCAAGCAGGCCGGTCAACGAGTCGAGGACCACCACAGTTCGGTTGCCGTTGCCGTTGCCGTCCCACGCTTCGAGGTACTCGCTGGCCCGAACGCCGAGCGTGGCGAGGTCCGCCGGGTCCTCGACTGTTTCCGCCAGTGGGAGGGCATCGCCGGGGGGCGAACGCGCCGGCCCGCCGGGGACGTTCGCCGACGCCGAGCGAGCCATCTCGCCGACGGTGACGAATCCGACCTCGGCGGGGGGTTCGCCGACGTGGCGCTTCCAGTCGCCGAGCCATTCGTCGGGACCGTCGCGGTAGGAGAGGACCAACAGGTTCGTCTCGGCGGGACGGCCTAGAACGTCGTACACCTCTGAGGGCACACCAGCAGGCGACGCAGAGACCCCCAAGAGCGTACTCGATGAGGAGGGCTGTGAACGAGACACAGAAGAAAATAGACACCAACGCACTTAAAATTTAGTAGGGCAATGAAAATCCGAGTCGGTGCGCCCCGCCGGAGAGAACAGCGAGACGTTCGGCCGACGGCACGGCGGTCCGCGACTCTCGGGTCTCGGACAGGTCGCAAAAGCTAACACCCGTGAGTGTGTGGAGTCGGCCAAGTCACATGGGTATCGGGCCAAAGAACTGGCAGTGCAAGGACTGCGGGCGGCGACATCGCAACGACCGCAAGCAGTGCGTCAAATGCGGGTACAGTGTCTTAGAACCGGTAGACAACGAGGAGCGCGCCGGCAAACTCACGAACGCGATACTGGCGCTTCTGCCCGCACTCCTCGCCGCGCTCACGATGGGACTGCTGGCGTGGGTCCTCTTCTTCTGAGATACCAGACGCAGGCCCCCAGCATCGCCAGCGTTCCGTAGAGCGGCGGCGTCGCCAGTGTCAGCACCGGTTCGAGGACGCCGACCAGTCCCGCGCCGGGCGTCCCGACCAGCGCCCGCCGGACGTTCGCCAGCGTCACCGCGAAGTTGGCGACGAACGCGCCCGCCACGAACAGTTTCCGGGCGGGTCCTCGCTCCAGCAGGTAGAGCAGGGGAATCATCGGGACGAGCAGGTAGACGAAGTAGAGCAGGAGCGACGGGAACCCGACCACCATCACAGCCATCGTGGCGAAGATGGCGACGAGGCGCGAAATCGGCTCGGACGCCGGATTCGATTCAGACTCCGGACTCGGCTCGGACGCCGAACTCGGCTCCGAAATCCGGCGGTAGCAGTACCAGACCACCGGCGCGAGCAGAAGGAAGGCCAGCGGCCCGTAGAGCGAGGCGTCCAGACCGGGCAGAAGCACCGAAATCGGCCGCCGGAGCGTCAGCAGGGCCGCCTCGGCCGGAAGGCCGCCCGCGAACTCCGAACTCGACAGTCGAGGAGCGACCGCGACCTCCAGAAACGTCAGATGGGCCTCGACGCCGAAACCGACGACGCCGAGCGTGAACAGGCCGATTCCGGTCAGAGTCGCTGTCCCAATCGCTCGCCACGCCCGCTGGCGGAGCAACCAGAGGCCGACCACAGCGGGAAAGAGTTTGACCACCGCCGGGAGCGCGAAGGCGACGCCGGCCGCCGACTCACGATTGCTCTCGAGCCACCGGAACCCCGCGACCAGCGCCAACAGGAGGAGAAAGTTGGTCTCGCCGTAGAGCAGAGTCGAAGCCGAGTGGAGCGAGACGAGGGTGAACCCGGCGACGAGGCCCCTGTCGAGCCACGGAAGCGGTCGCTCCCGGTACTCCTCGACCCACCGGACGAGGAGGCCCGCCGCACCGAGAGCCACGGCGACGTTGAGCAGGGTGAACACGGCGAACCCGGCCTGCCAACTCCCGAGGACGACGAAGGGGACGAACACGGGGAGCGTCACCGGCGGGTAGACGTAGCCGTAGGTCGGATGGGCCGGCGGCGAGGCGGCGTAGAAGTCCCTGCCGGCGACGAGGGCCTCGCCGGCGAAGTAGTAGACCTGAAAGTCCATCCCGACCATCTTCGGGTGGCGGAGGACGGTGGCGACGAGGCCGACGACGCCGAGGAGAACGCCGACGCCGAGGACGATTCGGGCGTCGCGGGGAGTTTCGGGCGCGTTCATTTGTCAGTCGTCCACACTCGCCTCGGGCGACCAGTCGTCCAAGGTCTGTTGCACCGCCTCCTCGCCGACGGCGCGGGCCAGCGTCTCGAACCCGGCGCGTTCGGCGCGCTCGTCGGCACCGGCCAGCAGGCGCGAGACGATGAACTCGGGCGTGGACTTGCCGACCGTGCCGAACCGTGGCTGGTAGTCCACTTCGAGTTCGAGGTCGTCGTCCAGTCCCTCGGCGAAGATACCGTCCTTCCGGGCCTTGCCGGGCAGGGGCTTGAGGTCGTCGGCGAGGTGGGTGACGAAGACGCCGAGCGCGCCCCGGTTCACCGTGAGTCGGACCAGTCCGTGAAGCAGGTCGGCGGCGCTTCCGGGTTCGGTGATGGCCTCGAACTCGTCCACCAGCATCAGGGTGTCGGACCCCTCGGTCAGGGGCGGGACGATGCTCCGGAGCGTCGATTCCAGCACGCCGGCGTTGAAACTCGCGTGTCTGCGGTGGAACACGATGTCCTCGGAAATCGAGACCTCGGCGCGCTCGGCCGGGACCGGCAGGCCCATTTGGGCCAGCAGGGCGACCTGACAGAGCGTTTCGAGCAGGGTGGTCTTACCCCCGGAGTTCGCGCCGGTCAGGACCGACACCCGGTCTCCGGCGGGCGGGGTGGGGTCGCTATGGTCTGTTTCCGGTAACTCGTGACCGCCCACCGCGTAGGTGACTGGCTGAACGTCCTCGTCGCCGGCCTCGATGGAGACGTTCCGGGCGTTCCGGACCGCGAAGCCGTCGTCTCTGAACGCTGGCCGGGTCAGGTCGAAGGCGGCGGCGAACCGGGCCAGCGAGAGGTTGAACGCGAGGTCCGAGACTTCGGCCTCCGCGGAGTCGATTGCACCCTGATTCTCGGCGATTCGGCCCCTGAGTCGCCGAGCGACCGACCGCTCGCGCTCCTCGACCGATTCGCGGAGGTCGGCCCGGAGTTCCCGCAGGGTGGCGTTCACGAAGTCGGCGGCGTCCACCGCCTCGTCGGGCGTGGCGTCTCGCACCCGCTGGAATCCGGCGTCGGTCTCGCTGGCGACGTAATCCACGACGACCTCGCCGAACTCGGCCCCGGCGCGGGCCTCGTCGCGTATCTCCTCCATCGCGTCGAGGGAGTCGCTTGCGAGCGATTGCACGCCGTCGAGGGCGTCGCGGAGCGAGTCAAGTTCGTCGTCCACGCCGCGGGCCACGTCGCCGCCGTCCAAGTCCGAGAGCGCCGACGCCGCAGATTCGAGGTCGGCGCGGTCGATGTCGGCGGCGCTGGCGAACGCTCCTTCCGAGAGGCCCGCATCCCGTAGCGCGAGGACGGTCCGGACCGCGGCCTCGTCGTCACCGATGCGGTCGTTTTCGGCGTACTCGGCGAACGCCGACAGGACGGCCTCGCGAGTCTCGCCGTCGAGGAGCCGCCACGACTCGGTGGCGTCCATCACGGAATCGAGACGCTCCTCGGCAGACTCACGCTCCATCAGCGGGGTCAGCACCCGGATTCGGTCGGCGGCGTCCTCGGTCACGGCGTAGTCGCTGGCCACGCCGAGGAGTTCCTTGTACACGGCGCGGGTATCTCGCGTCGAGAGGACGGCCATCCCCTCGCCGCCGTTGGCCCGCCGGAGGATTCGGGTCGCGCGCCCGCGAGACAACCCCGCGGAGACGAGCGCCCGGACCTCGCCGGACTCGATGGCTTCGACCGCCCGCTCTGTGCCCAACTCGGCCTCGAGGCGCTCGCGCGTCTTGGGTCCGACTCCCCAGTACTCCTCCAGTCGCATATCCGAGACGTGCGGGCCGCGGCTCTTAATGGTTGCACAAGCCCTTTCAGCACGACTAATTGTTTGTTTAAGAATTTTAATGGAGTTCGAAAGAACGGATTTTATTTCTTTGCGGTCGGCGCGTGCGAGCGAGACGCCCGCGGGCGTCTCGCCGCGCGCGAGGGACGAGTGAACGACCGCAGGGAGTGAACGAGGAGGTTGGGGAGGACGAGGTGCGGTTTCGGGGCGGTGCGGGAGACGGCTTTGCTCAAGCCTGAAGCTAGCTTCTTTCCACTTCACCCACTTTCCGTGCCGACCAACCGAGACAAAACATCTCCCGACCAACTACTCCCGACAAAACCGTTCCCTGCCGACCAACCCAGACGAAGTTCACTTCTGCTGGCCCGAATCAGTTCGATTCGAAAAATTTACTCTCGAACGTCGAACGAGGCGAAACGCTAACAACCACGGAGTGTGTGTCGTGGGACGATGCTAAAGCCGGAGGGTGACGGGACCGGAGCGCGAGGAGACGCCCTACAAATCGTCTACGTCGGGGACGGGGCACGCGCAGAAGCCATCGCCGAGGAGACCCACGCCGAGGTCAGGTGCGAATCGCGGGGGACG
This genomic window from Halorussus lipolyticus contains:
- a CDS encoding DUF7504 family protein, translating into MRWCLFSSVSRSQPSSSSTLLGVSASPAGVPSEVYDVLGRPAETNLLVLSYRDGPDEWLGDWKRHVGEPPAEVGFVTVGEMARSASANVPGGPARSPPGDALPLAETVEDPADLATLGVRASEYLEAWDGNGNGNRTVVVLDSLTGLLEAVSLDRAFEFLHLLAGRVESVDGSAYYLLDPEAHDYESVSVVRELADAVVGLGDPR
- a CDS encoding glycosyltransferase family 87 protein yields the protein MNAPETPRDARIVLGVGVLLGVVGLVATVLRHPKMVGMDFQVYYFAGEALVAGRDFYAASPPAHPTYGYVYPPVTLPVFVPFVVLGSWQAGFAVFTLLNVAVALGAAGLLVRWVEEYRERPLPWLDRGLVAGFTLVSLHSASTLLYGETNFLLLLALVAGFRWLESNRESAAGVAFALPAVVKLFPAVVGLWLLRQRAWRAIGTATLTGIGLFTLGVVGFGVEAHLTFLEVAVAPRLSSSEFAGGLPAEAALLTLRRPISVLLPGLDASLYGPLAFLLLAPVVWYCYRRISEPSSASEPSPESESNPASEPISRLVAIFATMAVMVVGFPSLLLYFVYLLVPMIPLLYLLERGPARKLFVAGAFVANFAVTLANVRRALVGTPGAGLVGVLEPVLTLATPPLYGTLAMLGACVWYLRRRGPTPAVPS
- a CDS encoding MutS-related protein codes for the protein MRLEEYWGVGPKTRERLEAELGTERAVEAIESGEVRALVSAGLSRGRATRILRRANGGEGMAVLSTRDTRAVYKELLGVASDYAVTEDAADRIRVLTPLMERESAEERLDSVMDATESWRLLDGETREAVLSAFAEYAENDRIGDDEAAVRTVLALRDAGLSEGAFASAADIDRADLESAASALSDLDGGDVARGVDDELDSLRDALDGVQSLASDSLDAMEEIRDEARAGAEFGEVVVDYVASETDAGFQRVRDATPDEAVDAADFVNATLRELRADLRESVEERERSVARRLRGRIAENQGAIDSAEAEVSDLAFNLSLARFAAAFDLTRPAFRDDGFAVRNARNVSIEAGDEDVQPVTYAVGGHELPETDHSDPTPPAGDRVSVLTGANSGGKTTLLETLCQVALLAQMGLPVPAERAEVSISEDIVFHRRHASFNAGVLESTLRSIVPPLTEGSDTLMLVDEFEAITEPGSAADLLHGLVRLTVNRGALGVFVTHLADDLKPLPGKARKDGIFAEGLDDDLELEVDYQPRFGTVGKSTPEFIVSRLLAGADERAERAGFETLARAVGEEAVQQTLDDWSPEASVDD